The sequence CAACCGGGAGCGCCCGCATCAAGGCTATCGACTGCAAGGCCGGACGCCGGCGACGTTGTTCGCCGGCAGGAAGGTCAGCTAACCAATGCCGGAACGTTCGGTTGGAGTGCAAAGGTGTCAACACCTCATCCACACTGGACAATCTAGGGGTTACTAGTGGAGATCCCGCTTCAGTCCACTCGGTATACCAAAGTCCATTCCGTTACCCGAAGTGTAGAAATCCTCTGGGGGAATGGTAGACCACGCTCCCCTACTCGGTACATGATTGGACTCATGTTTGGGCACAGGTCAACAAACAAACCCTTGAAAAACAAGCCCTAGAAATAGTGGCGGCGGGAATCGAACCTGCAACCTCTCACCCAAGAATGTAGTTGTTCGGCAAGAAAGACGAATCAGCGGGAGTCTTCCAGAATCCCTCGAATCAATGGTGTTGGAGGGGATCCCGAATGCCACCGACGACCGCCGCGGGAAAGCGCCGTGCGCTGGCCAATCTACGCCAACATCGCTCTCTCACGCCTAGCAAGGCCTTCGCACGGGTCCCGTCCGACGCCATCGCGGCCAAGCGCCAAGAGGTCGAAGCAATCCTGCAGGGGGACGCCGCAGGGTGGCTGCAGCCGTCCGACTCCGTCACGGTCGACCTCCTGGCTCGGGTGCTTGTTCGCCTCGATGCCATCGACGGGACAGAAGCAATTGACCGCTGGCTCCGTCAGCAGGCGCATGCGGCCAAGCCGGTGATGGGGATGCCAGGCTTCGTGCAAATTTATCTGCGCCTGCTCGAACGCGCGCATAGGTTGAGCGAGTCACTCGGGCTTACGCCCGTCTCTCGAAACCGCCTCGGGATCGTTGCCGGAGCGGGACTGGACCTCGCGGCGGCCTTGGCGGCAATGTCCAAAGGGGAGAAAAGCTGTCCCCCCGCCTTCCGATCTGACGGACCGGCCCCGCCCGAGGAGAAATCATCGAACGACGAGGTCGAGGAATAGTGGCGATCCAGAGGGTAGATCGGCAAACGCGGGACTTGGTAGACCAGTTGAGTCGGTGGCGCCGCGACCGCATGGCCTTCCGTCGCGAGGCGATTCTGCTGGAGGACGGGACACCTTGGGGCGAGGTGGCAGAGCCGTGGCAGCTCGAGGACTTCGCCGCCCTCGACAGCGGTCAGCATCGGCACGCCTATCTTGAACGACCTCGGGGCCATGCCAAAACTTTCGATCTGGGTACGGAGGCGGTGACGGAACTGATCCTGGGTCGGCCGGGGCAGCAGCTCTTCTGCGCTGCCGCCGACGAGGATCAAGCGAGACTCCTCTTCGAGGATGTGGCGGGCAAGTTCCGGCGCAATCCCCTGCTCAGCGCCAGCGTACGGATCACGCAGCGGGAGATCACGGTAAGAGCCACCGGGAGCCGGCTGCGCGTCCTCGCCTCCGACGCCCCGACCTCCTGGGGCCTGCGCCCAGACTGGATCGCCGTGGACGAGCTCGCGGAATGGCGCCGACGAGAGCTGTGGGACAGCCTGTGGAGCGCCACCGGCAAGCGCAGACGGTGCAGGATGTTGGTCATCAGCACTGCAGGCTGGGATTTCACTTCGATCGCCTCTGAAGTCCGTCAGAATGCCGCGCGTGAGGTCGACTGGTATTTCACCACTCGAGGCCAATGCGCGTCATGGATCGACGCTTCGTGGTTGGACCAGCAACGGCGGACCCTGCCGCCGCACGTCTTCGCCCGCCTGCACGAAAGCAAGTGGGTCGAGGGTGCGGGTGCGTTCCTGACCCGCGAGGAGGTTGAGCGTATCTTTGCGGGTCCACCACCGGTGAACGAGGCTGGGCCCCGGCACATAATCGGCCTGGACATTGGACTCGTACAGGACCGCACCGTCGCTTGCTTGGCCTACAGGTCCGGTGCGGACGTTATCGCGAAGCTGTTCCGAACCTGGGCTGGTCGAGCCGGGGCACCAGTTCAACTGGGCGAGGTTGAGGCAGAGGTAACGCAGCTTGCCCGCACGTTCAGCGCGCCTGTCATCCTCGATCCATATCAGGGTGTACTGCTCGGGCAGCGGCTTCGGGACCAGGGGGTCGAGGTGTACGAGCATCCGTTCACACTAGAGAGTCGCAGGCGCTTATTCAGCGTAGTCCTACAGCTCGTCCGAGATGGCCGTCTTAGGTGCGCTCCCCACGAAGCTCTGCGCCAGGAGTTACTGACCCTCGAGGTAAGCGAGACCACTTCTGGATGGCGGGTGGACCATCGTCCCGGTAGACACGATGATCATGTGGTCGCCCTCGCGCTGGCGGCGCACCAGCTTACATCGCAGCGACCAAAGCGATACGGGATAGATTATGGTATTGCTTGACAAACTGCTCCGTTCGTCTCCGACGACACGCGAAGACTTCCTGCTAACTGCCTCGAGCATCAGCCAGGCTAGAACGACTCAAGGCTGGACCCATTCGGTCCACCCGCAAAGAAAATCTGCAGATCGCACAGATCCATCGACCACGTATTAGCGAGTCCGCGCTGCAGGAGTGCCCAGAATTTCTT comes from bacterium and encodes:
- a CDS encoding terminase large subunit; the protein is MAFRREAILLEDGTPWGEVAEPWQLEDFAALDSGQHRHAYLERPRGHAKTFDLGTEAVTELILGRPGQQLFCAAADEDQARLLFEDVAGKFRRNPLLSASVRITQREITVRATGSRLRVLASDAPTSWGLRPDWIAVDELAEWRRRELWDSLWSATGKRRRCRMLVISTAGWDFTSIASEVRQNAAREVDWYFTTRGQCASWIDASWLDQQRRTLPPHVFARLHESKWVEGAGAFLTREEVERIFAGPPPVNEAGPRHIIGLDIGLVQDRTVACLAYRSGADVIAKLFRTWAGRAGAPVQLGEVEAEVTQLARTFSAPVILDPYQGVLLGQRLRDQGVEVYEHPFTLESRRRLFSVVLQLVRDGRLRCAPHEALRQELLTLEVSETTSGWRVDHRPGRHDDHVVALALAAHQLTSQRPKRYGIDYGIA